Proteins found in one Pocillopora verrucosa isolate sample1 chromosome 12, ASM3666991v2, whole genome shotgun sequence genomic segment:
- the LOC131793501 gene encoding melanocortin receptor 5-like, whose translation MMATTNVTGSGAQTNTFQRLLCSPLWVGESKQQSLSFLTINIFLSITATLGNCIILVALHKESSLHPPSKLLYRCLATTDLLVGLVTQPLYATYWMSVVHEHWSLCRYARDASYISSYALCGVYLLTMTAISVDRLLAMLLGLRYREIVTLRRTHIILAIVWVVCVIAGLFTHLSYRLSLWCSFIITPSCLVIPIASYANIFRALSHHQAQIQNHVQQQPSQPSALNMARYRKAVYSALWVQLALVVCYIPQFTVAIRISLGKYRFSKFSIINGVANVLVLFNSTLNPFLYCWNISEVRRAVKQTIRLAICYA comes from the coding sequence ATGATGGCGACAACAAATGTAACGGGAAGTGGAGCACAGACGAACACATTTCAAAGATTGCTATGCTCCCCGTTGTGGGTAGGTGAGTCAAAACAACAGTCCCTTTCATTCTTAACAatcaacattttcctctccatcacagcaacTCTTGGGAATTGTATCAttcttgttgcccttcacaaggaatcttccctccatccgccatccaaactcttatatcgttgtctggcaacaactgatctgttggttggtcttgttacccAGCCTCTCTATGCTACCTACTGGATGTCCGtggttcacgaacactggagtctttgtcgatacgcaaggGACGCATCGTACATATCAAGCTATGCGTTATGTGGAGTGTATTTGTTAACGATGACGGCTATAAGCGTGGACCGACTTCTCGCCATGTTGTTGGGACTGAGATACAGagagattgtaactttgaggCGCACGCATATCATTTTAGCCATCGTTTGGGTTGTATGTGTAATCGCTGGTTTATTCACACATCTCAGTTACCGTTTAAGCCTTTGGTGTAGCTTTATAATTACACCATCTTGCTTAGTAATCCCAATCGCCTCGTACGCAAATATTTTCCGCGCTCTCAGTCATCATCAGGCTCAAATACAaaatcatgttcaacaacagccgagccaaccaaGTGCTctgaacatggcgcgatacagaaaggcagtatACAGTGCACTAtgggtgcagttagctttaGTTGTCTGTTATATTCCACAATTTACAGTGGCAATTAGGATCTCTCTAGGTAAATATCGATTTTCGAAATTCAGTATAATCAATGGGGTGGCAAATGTCTTAGTGTTATTTAACTCTACTTTGaacccgttcctttactgctggaatataagtgaagtgagacgagcagtaaagcagacaatccgacTAGCAATCTGCTACGCATAG
- the LOC136277425 gene encoding melanocyte-stimulating hormone receptor-like has product MTAITNITGNETQTKTFEGSECSLVWVGEFKQQSVSFSAVNILLSITATLGNLLILVALHKESSLHSPSKLLYRCLATTDLLIGLVTQPLYATYWMSLVHEHWSLCRYSNYATGVTGYVLCLVSLMTLTAIGVDRLLAILLGLRYKEIETLRRTYIILAIFWFVSLFAGLFLLLNNRITIWCSFIITLCCLITSIASYTKIFRALSHHQAQIQDHAQQQPSQPNALNMARYKRAVFSALWVQLALIVCYVPHTAVKIVSFLNTKRFPNFIIIEGMVIVLVLLNSTLNPFLYCWKIREVRRAVKQTIRQVICYA; this is encoded by the coding sequence ATGACGGCGATAACAAATATAACGGGAAATGAAACACAGACGAAAACGTTTGAAGGATCGGAATGCTCCTTGGTTTGGGTAGGTGAGTTTAAACAACAGTCCGTTTCATTCTCAGcagtcaacattctcctctccatcacagcaacTCTTGGGAACTTGCTCATCCTcgttgcccttcacaaggaatcttctCTCCATTCGCCATCgaaactcttgtatcgttgtctggcaacaactgatcttttGATTGGTCTTGTTACCCAGCCTCTCTAtgctacttattggatgtccttggttcacgaacactggagtctttgtcgatactCAAATTATGCAACCGGCGTAACAGGCTATGTGTTATGTTTAGTTTCATTGATGACGCTGACGGCCATAGGCGTGGATCGACTTCTCGCCATATTGTTGGGactgagatacaaagagattgAAACTTTGAGGCGCACGTATATCATCTTAGCTATCTTTTGGTTTGTATCTCTATTCGCTGGTTTATTCTTGCTTCTTAATAATCGTATAACCATTTGGTGCAGCTTTATAATTACATTATGTTGCCTAATTACTTCCATTGCCTCAtacacaaagattttccgcGCTCTCAGTCATCATCAggctcaaatacaagatcatgcTCAACAACAGCCAAGCCAACCAAATGCATTGAACATGGCGAGATACAAAAGGGCAGTGTtcagtgcactgtgggtgcagttagctttGATTGTCTGTTATGTACCACATACTGCTGTGAAAATTGTGAGCTTTCTTAATACAAAGCGATTTCCGAATTTCATCATCATCGAGGGAATGGTAATTGTCTTAGTGTTATTAAACTCTACTTTAAAtccgttcctttactgctggaagatacgtgaagtgagacgagcagtaaagcagacaatcagacaagtaATCTGCTATGCATAA
- the LOC136277426 gene encoding uncharacterized protein, which produces MRDLIIGIWSRVLLRPRERTRSLKHEPGREKVLFRFLALVSSVIRLEYQTRPVSCAKEKVLFRFLAFGFISHTTRISNKTSFLCKRGSLISISCFWFSSVIRLEYQTRQASCVKDNFYISFVILVP; this is translated from the exons ATGCGAGACCTCATTATCGGCATTTGGTCACGAGTGCTTCTTCGCCCGCGCGAACGTACGAGGTCTTTGAAACACGAGCCAGGAAGAG agaaAGTCTTATTTCGGTTTCTTgctttggtttcatcagtcattcgactagaatatcaaacaagaccaGTTTCTTGTGCAAAAG agaaAGTCTTATTTCGGTTTCTTGCCTTTGGCttcatcagtcatacgactagaatatcaaacaagaccaGTTTCTTGTGCAAAAG gggaagtcTTATTTCGatttcttgcttttggttttcatcagtcatacgactagaatatcaaacaagacaagcttcttgtgtaaaag